In Nilaparvata lugens isolate BPH chromosome 5, ASM1435652v1, whole genome shotgun sequence, the following proteins share a genomic window:
- the LOC120351354 gene encoding uncharacterized protein LOC120351354 has protein sequence MTVSLTTDRSPTRHATVDPASVAKSPSNVTEDPLLFPADRDSPQHPAAAPLLARERTALPADDERVINHQPGEEHATVTHTHPPPTRIAFMDGVTNTALAAVDDQVTNADPAAFSHQVTNTAPAAVSHQVTNTALAAVTDKVTNTAAPVGQQPHHQPSAQPSTEPSLDPDRRTDSTPDPCHPRG, from the exons ATGACCGTCTCACTCACAACGGATCGATCGCCTACCCGTCACGCCACCGTAGACCCTGCTAGCGTCGCTAAGTCTCCTTCCAATGTCACCGAAGACCCCTTGCTCTTCCCGGCTGACAGAGACTCTCCACAGCACCCAGCAGCCGCGCCTCTACTGGCCCGTGAGAGGACAGCATTACCAGCCGACGATGAGCGCGTCATCAACCACCAGCCTGGGGAGGAACATGCAACTGTGACCCACACGCACCCGCCACCTACCAGGATCGCTTTCATGGACggagtcaccaacactgccctcgCCGCAGTCGACGACCAGGTCACCAACGCTGACCCAGCCGCattcagccaccaggtcaccaacactgccccagccgcagtcagccaccag gtcaccaacactgccctggCCGCAGTCACCgacaaggtcaccaacactgccgccCCAGTAGGTCAACAACCACATCACCAGCCCTCCGCCCAGCCAAGCACCGAACCTAGCCTTGATCCAGATAGACGGACAGACTCTACCCCGGATCCCTGTCATCCTCGCGGGTAA